In Burkholderiales bacterium, a single genomic region encodes these proteins:
- the napA gene encoding periplasmic nitrate reductase subunit alpha produces MKITRRTFVKQSAAAAAAAVAGVPLPGAAQNVVTDASLTRLKWSKAPCRFCGTGCGVNVAVKDGRVVATHGDINSEVNRGLNCVKGYFLSKIMYGEDRLTTPLLRMKDGKYDKNGEFAPVSWDRAFDEMAAQWKRTLKEKGPTAVGMFGSGQWTVFEGYAALKLMKAGFRSNNIDPNARHCMASAVQGFMRTFGMDEPMGCYDDIEHADAFVLWGSNMAEMHPILWTRVTDRRLSAPRTKVAVLSVFEHRSFELADIPVIFKPQTDLAILNHIANAIIRSNRVNREFVDRHTTFKLGNDDIGYGLRPEDPRQKAAKNAGEAGGGKPMTFDEYAKYVSKYDAAYVTRLSGVPKAQLDKLVELYADPKVRVMSFWTMGFNQHTRGVWCNNLVYNLHLLTGKISTPGNSPFSLTGQPSACGTAREVGTFSHRLPADMVVANPKHRAEAERIWKLPAGTIPDKPGYHAVLQNRMLKDGKLNCYWVQVNNNMQAAANLMQEGLPGYRNPANFIVVSDAYPTVTTLMADLVLPTAMWVEKEGAYGNAERRTQFWHQLVDAPGESRSDLWQLVEFSKRFKVEEVWPAELIAKKPELAGKTLYDVLYRNGNVDRFPLAQVDAGYANAEAKAFGFYLQKGLFEEYATFGRGHGHDLAPFDVYHEARGLRWPVVDGKETRWRYREGTDPYVRKGAGFQFYGNPDGRAVIWALPYEPAAESPDSEYPFWLSTGRVLEHWHSGSMTRRVPELYRAFPNAVVYLHPEDAKALGVRRGSEVKIVSRRGEMRTRVETRGRNSVPRGLVFVPWFDASQLINKVTLDATDPISLQTDFKKCAVRIEKVGDA; encoded by the coding sequence TTGAAGATCACGCGCCGAACCTTCGTTAAGCAATCGGCAGCGGCAGCGGCTGCCGCCGTGGCCGGCGTACCGCTGCCCGGCGCCGCGCAGAACGTCGTCACCGATGCGTCGCTCACGCGGCTCAAGTGGTCGAAGGCGCCGTGCCGGTTCTGCGGCACCGGCTGCGGCGTCAACGTCGCGGTCAAGGACGGCCGCGTGGTCGCCACCCACGGCGACATCAACAGCGAGGTCAATCGCGGGCTGAACTGCGTCAAGGGCTACTTCCTCTCCAAGATCATGTACGGCGAGGACCGGCTCACGACGCCGCTCCTGCGCATGAAGGACGGCAAGTACGACAAGAACGGCGAGTTCGCCCCGGTGTCGTGGGACCGCGCGTTCGACGAGATGGCCGCGCAGTGGAAGCGCACGCTGAAGGAGAAGGGGCCGACCGCGGTCGGCATGTTCGGCTCCGGCCAGTGGACGGTGTTCGAGGGCTACGCGGCGCTGAAGCTGATGAAGGCGGGCTTCCGCAGCAACAACATCGACCCGAACGCCCGCCATTGCATGGCCTCCGCGGTGCAGGGCTTCATGCGCACCTTCGGCATGGACGAACCGATGGGCTGCTACGACGACATCGAGCACGCCGACGCGTTCGTGCTGTGGGGCTCGAACATGGCGGAGATGCATCCGATCCTGTGGACCCGGGTCACCGACCGCCGCCTGTCCGCGCCGCGCACGAAGGTCGCGGTCCTCTCCGTGTTCGAGCACCGCAGCTTCGAGCTGGCCGACATCCCGGTCATCTTCAAGCCGCAGACCGACCTCGCGATCCTCAACCACATCGCGAACGCGATCATCCGCAGCAACCGGGTCAACCGGGAGTTCGTCGACCGCCACACGACGTTCAAGCTCGGCAACGACGACATCGGCTACGGGCTGCGCCCGGAGGATCCGCGCCAGAAGGCGGCGAAGAACGCCGGCGAGGCGGGCGGCGGCAAGCCGATGACCTTCGACGAGTACGCGAAGTACGTCTCGAAATACGACGCCGCGTACGTGACCCGGCTCTCCGGCGTGCCGAAGGCGCAGCTCGACAAGCTGGTCGAGCTCTACGCGGACCCGAAGGTGCGCGTGATGTCGTTCTGGACCATGGGCTTCAACCAGCACACGCGCGGCGTGTGGTGCAACAACCTCGTCTACAACCTGCACCTGCTGACCGGCAAGATCTCGACGCCCGGCAACAGCCCGTTCTCGCTCACCGGCCAGCCGTCGGCCTGCGGAACCGCGCGCGAGGTCGGCACGTTCTCGCACCGGCTGCCCGCCGACATGGTCGTCGCGAATCCGAAGCATCGGGCCGAGGCCGAGCGCATCTGGAAGCTCCCGGCCGGCACGATCCCCGACAAGCCCGGCTACCACGCGGTGCTGCAGAACCGGATGCTCAAGGACGGCAAGCTCAACTGCTACTGGGTCCAGGTCAACAACAACATGCAGGCGGCCGCCAACCTGATGCAGGAGGGCCTGCCCGGCTACCGCAATCCGGCGAACTTCATCGTCGTGTCGGACGCGTACCCGACGGTCACGACGCTGATGGCCGACCTGGTGCTGCCGACCGCGATGTGGGTCGAGAAGGAAGGCGCGTACGGCAACGCCGAGCGGCGCACGCAGTTCTGGCACCAGTTGGTCGACGCGCCGGGCGAGTCGCGCTCCGACCTCTGGCAACTCGTCGAGTTCAGCAAGCGGTTCAAGGTCGAGGAGGTCTGGCCCGCCGAGCTGATCGCGAAGAAGCCGGAACTCGCCGGCAAGACGCTCTACGACGTGCTCTACCGCAACGGCAACGTCGACCGCTTCCCGCTCGCGCAGGTCGACGCGGGCTACGCGAACGCCGAGGCGAAGGCGTTCGGCTTCTACCTGCAGAAGGGCCTCTTCGAGGAGTACGCGACCTTCGGCCGCGGCCACGGCCACGACCTCGCGCCGTTCGACGTCTACCACGAGGCGCGCGGCCTGCGCTGGCCGGTCGTCGACGGCAAGGAGACGCGCTGGCGCTACCGCGAGGGCACCGACCCCTACGTCAGGAAGGGCGCGGGCTTCCAGTTCTACGGCAATCCCGACGGTCGGGCCGTGATCTGGGCCCTCCCCTACGAGCCGGCGGCCGAATCGCCGGACAGCGAGTATCCGTTCTGGCTCTCCACCGGCCGCGTGCTCGAGCACTGGCACTCGGGCTCGATGACGCGGCGGGTGCCCGAGCTCTACCGCGCGTTCCCCAACGCCGTCGTGTACCTGCACCCCGAGGACGCGAAGGCGCTCGGCGTGCGCCGCGGCAGCGAGGTGAAGATCGTCTCGCGGCGCGGGGAGATGCGCACGCGCGTCGAGACGCGCGGGCGCAACAGCGTGCCGCGCGGCCTCGTGTTCGTGCCGTGGTTCGACGCCTCGCAGCTCATCAACAAGGTGACGCTCGACGCGACCGATCCGATTTCGCTCCAGACCGACTTCAAGAAGTGCGCGGTCCGGATCGAGAAGGTGGGAGACGCATGA
- a CDS encoding nitrate reductase cytochrome c-type subunit, which yields MMRAILLAAVAAFAAFAALAQSPLTDRLRGTTPVADETRPPPLGNAENRDLRRERSYSMQPPTIPHKIDGYQVDLNVNACLGCHSRGRAPVTQAVAVSVSHYMDRDGNFLAEISPRRYFCEQCHVPQEDAKPLVGNRFVDVDEILRGGAAAGAQKK from the coding sequence ATGATGCGCGCGATCCTTCTGGCCGCCGTCGCGGCGTTCGCCGCGTTCGCCGCGCTGGCGCAGTCCCCGCTGACCGACCGCCTGCGCGGCACGACGCCGGTCGCCGACGAAACCCGCCCGCCTCCGCTCGGCAACGCCGAGAACCGCGACCTGCGCCGCGAGCGCTCGTACTCGATGCAGCCGCCGACGATCCCGCACAAGATCGACGGCTACCAGGTCGACCTCAACGTCAACGCCTGCCTCGGCTGCCACAGCCGCGGTCGCGCGCCGGTGACGCAGGCGGTCGCGGTGAGCGTCAGCCACTACATGGACCGGGACGGCAACTTCCTGGCCGAGATCTCGCCGCGGCGCTATTTCTGCGAGCAGTGCCACGTGCCGCAGGAGGACGCGAAGCCGCTGGTCGGCAACCGTTTCGTCGACGTCGACGAGATCCTGCGCGGCGGCGCCGCGGCCGGCGCGCAGAAGAAATAG
- a CDS encoding FMN-binding negative transcriptional regulator, whose product MYNPAHFECRDTAELHALIADHPLGALVVRGRQGLDANHLPFELLPGEGSQGALIGHVARANPVWQELRDGDEALVIFRAEHAYVSPNWYPSKHEAHRQVPTWNYRVVHVHGRVRVRDDERFVRGVVARLTRRHEARTGDPDPWKMGDADPAYLDEMLTRIVGIEVAVERIVGKWKLSQNKDERDRRAAADALDAHGQAPLASAMRDTLPGAP is encoded by the coding sequence ATGTACAACCCCGCGCACTTCGAATGCCGCGACACCGCTGAACTCCACGCACTGATCGCCGACCATCCGCTGGGCGCGCTCGTCGTGCGGGGCCGTCAAGGACTCGACGCGAACCACCTGCCGTTCGAACTCCTGCCCGGCGAGGGATCGCAAGGCGCGCTGATCGGGCACGTCGCGCGCGCCAATCCGGTGTGGCAGGAACTGCGCGACGGTGACGAGGCGCTCGTGATCTTCCGCGCCGAGCACGCGTACGTCTCGCCGAACTGGTATCCGAGCAAGCACGAGGCGCACCGGCAGGTGCCGACCTGGAACTACCGCGTCGTGCACGTCCACGGCCGCGTGCGCGTGCGCGACGACGAACGGTTCGTGCGCGGCGTCGTCGCGCGGCTCACGCGCCGCCACGAGGCGCGCACCGGCGACCCGGATCCGTGGAAGATGGGCGACGCCGACCCCGCCTACCTGGACGAGATGCTCACGCGCATCGTCGGCATCGAAGTCGCCGTCGAGCGCATCGTCGGCAAATGGAAGCTCTCGCAGAACAAGGACGAACGCGACCGGCGCGCCGCCGCCGACGCGCTCGACGCGCACGGGCAGGCTCCGCTCGCTTCCGCGATGCGCGACACGCTGCCGGGCGCTCCCTGA
- the napE gene encoding periplasmic nitrate reductase, NapE protein: protein MSEGEIESSRREELRSFLFLTVVMVPVLSVLIVSGYGFAVWMFQLVAGPPTG, encoded by the coding sequence ATGTCCGAAGGCGAGATCGAGAGCAGCCGTCGCGAGGAGCTTCGCAGCTTCCTCTTCCTGACCGTCGTCATGGTGCCGGTGCTGTCGGTGCTGATCGTCTCCGGCTACGGATTCGCCGTCTGGATGTTCCAGCTCGTCGCGGGCCCTCCGACCGGATGA
- the tadA gene encoding Flp pilus assembly complex ATPase component TadA translates to MATPATGARPVATRDPSRSGDRRLRLDDILKLMAADGLVPRADADKLARARTRQYEHPLELVAAQHWKSAKAPHAPLTLEWLVEWLAGKLGVPYRHIDPLKIDLTAVTSTMSNAYAERFRILPVEVAAGRLVVATSEPFVTSWAKELSAILKLDVALEFANPVDIKRYLGEFYNLARSMKKAAEAQPGQVSLARNFEQLVELGKRGALDANDSHVVHITDWLWQYAFEQRASDIHIEPRRDVGLVRFRIDGVLHQVYAIPTPVLVAMTSRIKLLARMEIVEKRRPQDGRIKTVTPGGQEVELRIATMPTAFGEKIVMRIFTPEVLVRDYADLGFTPDDTARWEQMAREPHGIILVTGPTGSGKTTTLYSTLRQLATPEVNVCTIEDPIEMIEPALNQMQVQPSIGVDFASGVRTLLRQDPDIIMVGEIRDRDTAEMAVQAALTGHLVLSTLHTNDAPTAVTRLLDLGVPAYLINSTLLGVMAQRLVRTLCPHCKRPGEPPEPEIWSMITAPWRVERPASGTMDPVGCLECRMTGYLGRIGLYEIMLMTPALRKLVDDHADDVRVREQAYKDGMRPLRVSGAIKVAAGISTADEVMKVAPLG, encoded by the coding sequence ATGGCCACACCCGCCACCGGCGCACGACCGGTCGCCACCCGCGACCCCTCCAGGAGCGGCGACCGGCGCCTGCGCCTCGACGACATCCTGAAGCTGATGGCGGCGGACGGCCTGGTGCCGCGCGCCGACGCCGACAAGCTCGCCCGCGCGCGCACGCGCCAGTACGAGCACCCGCTGGAACTCGTCGCCGCGCAACACTGGAAATCCGCGAAGGCGCCGCACGCCCCGCTCACGCTGGAGTGGCTGGTCGAGTGGCTCGCCGGCAAGCTCGGCGTGCCCTACCGGCACATCGACCCGCTGAAGATCGACCTGACCGCGGTCACCTCGACGATGTCGAACGCCTACGCCGAGCGCTTCCGGATCCTGCCGGTCGAGGTGGCGGCGGGCCGGCTCGTGGTCGCGACGAGCGAGCCGTTCGTGACCTCGTGGGCGAAGGAGCTGTCCGCGATCCTGAAGCTCGACGTCGCGCTCGAGTTCGCGAATCCGGTCGACATCAAGCGCTACCTCGGCGAGTTCTACAACCTCGCGCGGTCGATGAAGAAGGCGGCCGAGGCGCAGCCCGGCCAGGTGTCGCTCGCGCGGAACTTCGAGCAACTGGTCGAACTCGGCAAGCGAGGCGCGCTCGACGCCAACGACAGCCACGTCGTCCACATCACCGACTGGCTGTGGCAGTACGCGTTCGAGCAGCGCGCCTCCGACATCCACATCGAGCCGCGCCGCGACGTGGGCCTCGTGCGCTTCCGGATCGACGGCGTGCTGCACCAGGTCTACGCGATCCCGACGCCGGTGCTCGTCGCGATGACCTCGCGCATCAAGCTGCTCGCGCGCATGGAGATCGTCGAGAAGCGGCGCCCGCAGGACGGGCGCATCAAGACGGTCACGCCGGGCGGCCAGGAGGTGGAACTCCGGATCGCGACGATGCCCACGGCCTTCGGCGAGAAGATCGTGATGCGCATCTTCACGCCCGAGGTGCTGGTCCGCGACTACGCGGACCTGGGCTTCACGCCGGACGACACCGCGCGCTGGGAGCAGATGGCCCGCGAACCGCACGGCATCATCCTCGTCACCGGGCCGACCGGCTCGGGCAAGACGACGACGCTCTATTCGACGCTGCGCCAGCTCGCCACGCCCGAGGTGAACGTGTGCACGATCGAGGACCCGATCGAGATGATCGAGCCCGCGCTGAACCAGATGCAGGTACAGCCCTCGATCGGCGTCGACTTCGCGAGCGGCGTGCGCACGCTCTTGCGGCAGGATCCCGACATCATCATGGTGGGCGAGATCCGCGATCGAGATACCGCCGAGATGGCGGTCCAGGCGGCGCTGACCGGGCACCTCGTGCTCTCCACGCTGCACACGAACGACGCGCCGACCGCGGTGACGCGCCTGCTCGACCTCGGCGTGCCGGCCTACCTGATCAACTCGACGCTGCTCGGCGTGATGGCGCAGCGCCTCGTGCGCACGCTCTGCCCGCACTGCAAGCGGCCGGGCGAGCCCCCCGAACCGGAGATCTGGTCGATGATCACCGCGCCCTGGCGCGTGGAGCGACCCGCCTCCGGCACGATGGACCCCGTCGGCTGCCTCGAATGCCGGATGACCGGCTACCTCGGGCGCATCGGGCTCTACGAGATCATGCTGATGACGCCCGCCCTGCGCAAACTCGTCGACGACCACGCCGACGACGTCCGGGTGCGCGAGCAGGCGTACAAGGACGGCATGCGGCCGCTGCGCGTGTCCGGGGCGATCAAGGTCGCCGCCGGCATCAGCACCGCGGACGAAGTGATGAAGGTCGCGCCGCTGGGCTGA
- a CDS encoding chaperone NapD: MNTSASAEVHIAGLVVHAWPQAVAQVARAVRAVPGADVHASSADGRLVVTLEGPGEAAIADALVRIQTLDGVLAASLVYQHGESSAAMDTEVELEDHAPNLR; this comes from the coding sequence ATGAACACATCCGCCTCCGCCGAAGTGCACATCGCCGGGCTGGTCGTGCACGCCTGGCCGCAAGCCGTTGCGCAAGTCGCCCGGGCGGTACGAGCCGTCCCGGGAGCGGACGTCCACGCCTCCAGCGCCGACGGCAGGCTCGTCGTGACGCTCGAAGGTCCGGGCGAGGCCGCCATCGCCGACGCGCTCGTCCGCATCCAGACGCTCGACGGCGTACTCGCGGCCTCGCTCGTCTACCAGCACGGCGAGAGCTCTGCCGCCATGGATACCGAGGTGGAACTTGAAGATCACGCGCCGAACCTTCGTTAA
- a CDS encoding NapC/NirT family cytochrome c — MRGLVALAKRYWATIWRPSRHFSLAFLVLGGFTAGVVFWGAFNTGLELTNTETFCLSCHEMRDNVYPELQRTIHYSNRSGVRAHCPDCHVPHEWTSKIARKMQASKEVWGKIFGTIDTREKFVDHRLVLARSEWARMKANNSLECRNCHSAESMDITRQSPRAAATHSAFLFTGERTCIDCHKGIAHRLPDMGASLRSP, encoded by the coding sequence ATGCGCGGGCTCGTCGCACTCGCGAAGCGCTACTGGGCGACGATCTGGCGCCCGAGCCGGCACTTCAGCCTCGCGTTCCTCGTGCTCGGCGGGTTCACCGCCGGGGTCGTGTTCTGGGGCGCGTTCAATACCGGCCTGGAGCTCACCAACACCGAGACCTTCTGCCTCTCGTGCCACGAGATGCGCGACAACGTCTACCCGGAACTGCAGCGCACGATCCATTATTCGAACCGCAGCGGCGTGCGCGCGCACTGCCCGGACTGCCACGTGCCGCACGAATGGACGAGCAAGATCGCCCGCAAGATGCAGGCGTCGAAGGAGGTCTGGGGCAAGATCTTCGGCACGATCGACACGCGCGAGAAGTTCGTCGACCACCGCCTCGTCCTCGCGCGGAGCGAGTGGGCACGGATGAAGGCGAACAACTCGCTCGAATGCCGCAACTGCCACAGCGCCGAGTCGATGGACATCACCCGGCAGAGCCCGCGCGCCGCCGCCACGCACTCCGCCTTCCTCTTCACCGGCGAGCGCACCTGCATCGACTGTCACAAGGGCATCGCGCACCGGCTGCCCGACATGGGCGCCTCGCTGCGCTCGCCCTGA